The Candidatus Acidiferrales bacterium genomic interval ACTTGCTCCTGCGGTTTGTGGCAGAAGGAGCAGCGGAGGGGCTCTTCGATGTTGCTTTTACGCACGCTTCCGTCCCGTCCTATCGGTGCTTGAAGATGATTTCGTCCACAATGCCATAATCCTTTGCCTGCTCGGCGGACATAATGAAGTCGCGCTCAACGTCTTTTTCAATGCGCTCCAGCGGCTGCTGGGTATGGCGAGCGAAAAGGTCGTTCAGCACGTTACGCATGCGCAGGATTTCCTTGGCATGGATGTCAATGTCCGTGGCCTGTCCGGAGAGGCCTGACATCCAGGGCTGGTGGATGAGAACGCGAGAATTGGGGAGGGCAAACCGTTTCTTGGCGGCGCCGGCAGCGAGCAAAAGCGCCGCGATGGATGCCGCCTGGCCGATGCAGATCGAAATCACATCGGGACGAACAAATTGCATGGTGTCGTAGATCGCCATGCCGGCCGTAATCGAGCCTCCGGGTGAGTTGATGTAGAGCGAGATGTCCTTTTCCGGGTCTTCCGCTTCGAGGAAAAGCATTTGGGCGGTGACCAGATTGGCGACGTGGTCGTCAACGGGCGTGCCGATGAAGATGATGTTGTCACGCAGCAGCCGGGAATAGATATCGTAAGCGCGCTCGCCGCGGTTGGTCTGCTCGACCACCATGGGGATGAGCATCGCACGAACGCCGGAATCGTCTTGCTCGGGCTTCATGGTTCTATCGGGGAAGGAGCAACTCGGCCGCTGGTCTCAAAGGGTCAGGCACCCGCCCGCTATGTGGAACGGATTCGAGCGCTCTCGTAAATGCGGTCGAGAGCCTTCTCGTTGCGGAGTCGAGAACTAATCCTATCGAGCGCCCCTTGTTTTGTCAAGCGAGCCCGCAGGACGCTTGTGCTCTCTCCGCTACGTCGGGCCAGATCGTCCAGCTCCCGGTTGAGTTCCTCCTCCGATACCTCCAAATTCTCCTGGTCGGCCACCCGATCCAGAATCAAGCCTGCTTTCACTTCCGTCAAGGCGCCCTCCTGCTGGCGGCGCCTCAGGCTCACCCAGTCCACGTTTACCGCGCGAGGGTCCACTCCCTGCGCGATCAGGGATCGCGCCGTTCGCTCGAGCCGCACGTCCATCTGACGTTCCACCAGCGCTTCGGGAACAGGGAAGTCATGGGCCGCGACCAGCGCTTCCAGCAGCTTGTCCTTGCCCATCTCCTTTTCGCGGCGATCCCGGGCCGATTCCATGTCCGATCGGATCTTCTTCTCGAGTTCCTCCAGGGAAGCAAATTCGCCGACATCCTTGGCGAAGTCGTCGTTGGGTTCCGGCAACTGCTTTTGCTTGATCCCTTTCACCCGGAGATGGTAGGCAATCGTCTTGCCGTGAAGCCGCTCGTCCGGGTAATCGTCCGGATAGATGACTTCAAAGCGCCGTTCGTCGCCCACCGACGCCCCGCGCAGTTGCCGATTGAATTCCTCCAGCGTCTCGTCCGCACCAATATGGCACATGACGTCCTCGGTGCGGAAGGGCGCTGCCTTACTCACCGCCGGCTTGGTCTCGATGCCGACGAGCGAGAGGACGGCAAAATCGCCATCGGCGAGCGGCCGGCCTTCCACCACGGTATAGGTGGCGTGGCGCTCGCGCAGGTCGGCGATCGCCCGGTTCACGTCCTCGTCCGTCAAGCGGAGCGGCTCGATCTTCACTTCGAGCCCCTTGTATTCCTTCAACTCGAATTCGGGCAAAACCTCAAAGATGGCCCGGAAACGCAACGGCTTACCCTCCTCGAATTCAAGCTTTTCTACGCTCGGGCGGGTCACCGGCGCGAGCTTTTGCTTTTGCATCTCCTGGTCAATGTACTCGGGGATGAGCGCTTGAAGGACTTCACTTTTGATATCCTCTGCGTAACGCTGCCGGATGACGCTCACCGGAGCCTTGCCTGGGCGAAATCCCGGAACGCGCGCCATGCGGGCAAACTTTTGCGCCACGGTAGCTGCCTCGCGGCTCACCACATCCGCCGGAATTTCAATCTCCAGTTGTCGTTTACAGCTCGTCGCGTCCATTTAGGATGAGGCCTGCCCGACCATGCCCGAATGAATTGGATGACAGCCCGGGTCTTTCGGCTGCGCTTGAATATGCGCCAGTGCCGTTCCAACTGCCTGAGGAGAACAACTGACCGGCGCGGCCCATTACCCCCTGTGTGCCGCGAACCTGAAAAACCTGACCTCGGAAAGTTGGAACGGCACCAGAAGTCAGATGAGAACGAGTCTTTTCCCCTGAGATTCGCTTACCCTTCTCGTGAGGTCTCGAGATGTGGCGGAACTCGAGGTCAGTCCTGCGGCCAGGCTCCAGCGAAACCAGAGTTTAAAGGAGCGCCGGACGCGAGTCAACGGAAATCCACCCAGCCTGACTCCTCCGCAGGTAGCCCGGCGGTCCAACCGGTCGAGTGGAGGCACGCGCTATTCCCGGTGGTGACCGGGCCCAGGCGCCCAACCGCCTTTGCCTTCATGGCCGGGAAGGCAATCCCAGCAGCGGCCATCGTGCGAAAAATAGTAAACATGCTGCAAGCGGCCGCAAGCACGGCAGCGCGCTACCGGCGCGCTACACGTTTCACATCGCTCGACGGTTCCTGGCGCACCCGACACCCCGCGCCGACGTGAGGTTCGATCTCTGGATGACCTTTTTGTTTTCATCAGCTCTCCGCCCGGGCGCCCAGGGTTACGAAGGTCGTTCAGCCTCAGCAACCTTCGCGCAAAGTAGGATAGCGCCCCATTTCCCCTTCCGCAAGTGAAGGCGTAGCGAGGGCAGGCCGGTGCATGGACCAATTTCCGGCGTTTGGTGGCGCCAGGGAATCGCGGCGGCCGAGGAGCGTAGGAACCGAGGTTGCCAAAGGATGGCCACCTTCGTTACCCTGTCGGCAGGCGGAAGTGGCGGAACGGGCAGACGCGCAGGACTTGCAAACACGGACAAGCCGCAAGCAAAAGAATGGCCTGCCGTTGGGGGGAGAGGAATCGCATCGAGTCCGGTCGAGTCCGATGAGAGCCTTTGCGGGTCGGTGATTCATGGCTG includes:
- the clpP gene encoding ATP-dependent Clp endopeptidase proteolytic subunit ClpP, coding for MKPEQDDSGVRAMLIPMVVEQTNRGERAYDIYSRLLRDNIIFIGTPVDDHVANLVTAQMLFLEAEDPEKDISLYINSPGGSITAGMAIYDTMQFVRPDVISICIGQAASIAALLLAAGAAKKRFALPNSRVLIHQPWMSGLSGQATDIDIHAKEILRMRNVLNDLFARHTQQPLERIEKDVERDFIMSAEQAKDYGIVDEIIFKHR
- the tig gene encoding trigger factor, whose product is MDATSCKRQLEIEIPADVVSREAATVAQKFARMARVPGFRPGKAPVSVIRQRYAEDIKSEVLQALIPEYIDQEMQKQKLAPVTRPSVEKLEFEEGKPLRFRAIFEVLPEFELKEYKGLEVKIEPLRLTDEDVNRAIADLRERHATYTVVEGRPLADGDFAVLSLVGIETKPAVSKAAPFRTEDVMCHIGADETLEEFNRQLRGASVGDERRFEVIYPDDYPDERLHGKTIAYHLRVKGIKQKQLPEPNDDFAKDVGEFASLEELEKKIRSDMESARDRREKEMGKDKLLEALVAAHDFPVPEALVERQMDVRLERTARSLIAQGVDPRAVNVDWVSLRRRQQEGALTEVKAGLILDRVADQENLEVSEEELNRELDDLARRSGESTSVLRARLTKQGALDRISSRLRNEKALDRIYESARIRST